The Streptomyces pactum genome contains a region encoding:
- a CDS encoding thiamine pyrophosphate-binding protein, whose translation MPDDTQDVISGGHLVAKALKAEGVDRIYTLCGGHIIDIYDGCVDEGIEVVDVRHEQVAAHAADGYARVTGKPGCAVVTAGPGTTDAVTGVANAFRAESPMLLIGGQGAHTQHKMGSLQDLPHVDMMTPITKFAATVPDTARAADMVSMAFRECYHGAPGPSFLEIPRDVLDARVAVDKARVPKAGAYRASTRSGGDPESVEHLADLLVHAEKPAILLGSQVWTTRATETAVELVRTLNVPAYMNGAGRGTLPPGDPHHFQLSRRYAFSNADVIVIVGTPFDFRMGYGKRLSPDATVVQIDLDYRTVGKNRDIDLGIVGDAGLVLKSVTEAASGRVNGGASKRKEWLDELRAAEQSALDKRLPQLRSDASPIHPYRLVSEINDFLTEDSVYIGDGGDIVTFSGQVVQPKSPGHWMDPGPLGTLGVGVPFVLAAKQARPDKEVVALFGDGAFSLTGWDFETLVRYDLPFIGVVGNNSSMNQIRYGQAAKYGKERERVGNTLGDVPYDQFARMLGGHGEEVRDPADIGPALRRARESGKPSLVNVWVDPDAYAPGTMNQTMYK comes from the coding sequence ATGCCCGACGACACCCAGGACGTCATTTCCGGCGGACACCTCGTGGCCAAGGCACTCAAGGCCGAGGGGGTCGACCGCATCTACACGCTGTGCGGCGGCCACATCATCGACATCTACGACGGCTGCGTCGACGAGGGCATCGAGGTCGTCGACGTGCGCCACGAGCAGGTCGCCGCGCACGCCGCCGACGGTTACGCCCGCGTCACCGGCAAGCCCGGCTGCGCGGTGGTCACCGCGGGGCCCGGTACGACCGACGCCGTCACCGGAGTCGCCAACGCCTTCCGCGCCGAGTCGCCCATGCTGCTGATCGGCGGACAGGGCGCGCACACCCAGCACAAGATGGGGTCTCTCCAGGACCTGCCCCACGTGGACATGATGACGCCGATCACCAAGTTCGCGGCGACCGTGCCGGACACGGCACGGGCGGCCGACATGGTGTCGATGGCCTTCCGCGAGTGCTACCACGGCGCGCCGGGCCCCTCCTTCCTGGAGATCCCGCGCGACGTACTGGACGCCAGGGTGGCGGTGGACAAGGCGCGGGTCCCGAAGGCCGGGGCCTACCGCGCCTCGACCCGCTCGGGCGGTGACCCGGAATCGGTCGAGCACCTCGCCGACCTGCTGGTCCACGCGGAGAAGCCGGCCATCCTGCTGGGCAGCCAGGTGTGGACCACCCGCGCGACCGAGACGGCCGTCGAACTGGTCCGCACGCTGAACGTCCCGGCGTACATGAACGGCGCCGGACGCGGCACCCTCCCGCCCGGCGACCCGCACCACTTCCAGCTCTCACGCCGCTACGCCTTCTCGAACGCCGACGTCATCGTCATCGTCGGCACGCCCTTCGACTTTCGCATGGGCTACGGCAAGCGGCTGTCGCCGGACGCGACCGTCGTGCAGATCGACCTCGACTACCGCACCGTCGGCAAGAACCGCGACATCGACCTCGGGATCGTCGGCGACGCGGGACTCGTCCTGAAGTCGGTGACCGAGGCCGCCTCGGGACGGGTGAACGGCGGCGCGTCCAAACGCAAGGAGTGGCTCGACGAACTGCGCGCCGCCGAGCAGAGCGCCCTCGACAAGCGGCTGCCGCAGCTCAGGTCGGACGCCTCCCCCATCCACCCGTACCGGCTGGTCAGCGAGATCAACGACTTCCTCACCGAGGACTCGGTCTACATCGGCGACGGCGGCGACATCGTCACCTTCTCCGGGCAGGTCGTGCAGCCCAAGTCACCGGGCCACTGGATGGACCCGGGTCCGCTGGGCACACTCGGCGTCGGCGTCCCCTTCGTGCTGGCCGCCAAGCAGGCGCGGCCCGACAAGGAGGTCGTCGCCCTCTTCGGCGACGGCGCCTTCTCGCTCACCGGATGGGACTTCGAGACCCTGGTCCGCTACGACCTCCCCTTCATCGGCGTCGTCGGCAACAACTCCTCCATGAACCAGATCCGCTACGGCCAGGCCGCCAAGTACGGCAAGGAACGCGAGCGGGTCGGCAACACCCTCGGCGACGTGCCGTACGACCAGTTCGCGCGCATGCTCGGCGGCCACGGCGAGGAGGTCCGCGATCCCGCCGACATCGGCCCCGCGCTGCGCCGGGCCCGCGAGTCCGGCAAGCCGTCCCTGGTCAACGTCTGGGTCGACCCGGACGCGTACGCCCCCGGAACCATGAACCAGACGATGTACAAGTGA
- the frc gene encoding formyl-CoA transferase → MTAKALEGIRVLDMTHVQSGPSATQLLAWLGADVVKLEAPSGDITRKQLRDLPDVDSLYFTMLNCNKRSITLNTKTERGKEILTELIRRSDVMVENFGPGAVDRMGFTWDRIREINPRIVYASVKGFGEGPYTAFKAYEVVAQAMGGSMSTTGFEDGPPLATGAQIGDSGTGVHVVAGILAALYQREHTGRGQRVNVAMQHAVLNLCRVKLRDQQRLTRGPLAEYPNEDFGDEVPRSGNASGGGQPGWAVKCAPGGPNDYVYVIVQPVGWQPLSELIGRPELAEDPEWATPQARLPKLNKMFQLIEEWSSTLPKWEVLERLNAHNIPCGPILSTKEIIEDRSLVANEMVVTVPHPERGEFVTVGSPLKLSDSPVEVISSPLLGEHNEEVYVGELGLGDEELRLLKSNGVI, encoded by the coding sequence ATGACAGCCAAGGCTCTTGAGGGCATCCGCGTCCTGGACATGACGCACGTCCAGTCGGGACCCTCGGCGACCCAGCTCCTCGCCTGGCTCGGCGCGGACGTCGTCAAACTGGAGGCGCCGAGCGGTGACATCACGCGCAAGCAGTTGCGTGATCTGCCGGACGTCGACTCCCTCTACTTCACGATGCTCAACTGCAACAAGCGGAGCATCACCCTCAACACCAAGACCGAGCGCGGCAAGGAGATCCTCACCGAGCTGATCCGGCGCTCGGACGTCATGGTCGAGAACTTCGGCCCGGGCGCGGTCGACCGGATGGGTTTCACCTGGGACCGCATCAGGGAGATCAATCCACGGATCGTCTACGCCTCCGTCAAGGGGTTCGGCGAGGGCCCGTACACCGCCTTCAAGGCGTACGAGGTCGTCGCGCAGGCCATGGGCGGATCGATGTCCACCACCGGCTTCGAGGACGGACCACCGCTGGCGACGGGGGCCCAGATCGGGGACTCGGGCACGGGCGTGCACGTCGTGGCGGGCATCCTCGCGGCGCTGTACCAGCGGGAGCACACCGGACGCGGTCAGCGGGTGAACGTGGCCATGCAGCACGCGGTGCTCAACCTCTGCCGGGTGAAGCTGCGCGACCAGCAGCGCCTGACCCGTGGTCCACTCGCCGAATATCCCAACGAGGACTTCGGCGACGAGGTTCCCAGGTCCGGGAACGCGTCCGGCGGCGGGCAGCCGGGCTGGGCGGTCAAGTGCGCGCCGGGCGGTCCGAACGACTACGTGTACGTCATCGTCCAGCCGGTCGGCTGGCAGCCGCTGAGCGAACTCATCGGCCGGCCCGAGCTCGCCGAGGACCCCGAGTGGGCGACGCCCCAGGCCCGGCTGCCGAAGCTGAACAAGATGTTCCAGCTCATCGAGGAGTGGTCGTCCACCCTCCCCAAGTGGGAGGTGCTGGAGCGGCTCAACGCGCACAACATCCCCTGCGGGCCGATCCTGTCCACCAAGGAGATCATCGAGGACCGGTCCCTGGTCGCCAACGAGATGGTGGTGACCGTCCCCCACCCCGAGCGCGGCGAGTTCGTGACCGTCGGCAGCCCGCTCAAGCTCTCCGACTCCCCTGTGGAGGTCATCAGTTCGCCGCTGCTCGGCGAGCACAACGAAGAGGTCTACGTCGGCGAGCTGGGCCTCGGCGACGAGGAGCTGCGCCTGCTCAAGTCGAACGGGGTGATCTGA
- the sucC gene encoding ADP-forming succinate--CoA ligase subunit beta — protein MDLYEHQARELFEEHGIVVPRAEVTDSPGRAREIARALGGRAVVKAQVKTGGRGKAGGVRLAADPAAAEEAARRILGMDIKGHPVDTVMLAEPVDIEREFYVSYVLDRSAGRFLAIASAAGGTEIEQVAAERPEAVARIPVDPAVGVHTAMAVRIADAAGLPPQTVDVLVRLWKVLVREDALLVEVNPLVRTAQGRIVALDGKVTLDDNARFRRSRWGDERAASADPLEARAAAKGLNYVRLDGEVGVIGNGAGLVMSTLDVVAGCGARPANFLDIGGGASARVMADGLSVVLSDPAVKSVLVNVFGGITACDAVADGIVGALDEVRLTKPLVVRLDGNNAARGRALLDARAHPLVEQVTTMDGAARRAARLATAA, from the coding sequence ATGGACCTGTACGAACACCAGGCAAGGGAACTCTTCGAGGAACACGGCATCGTGGTGCCGAGGGCCGAGGTCACCGACTCGCCCGGACGGGCCCGCGAGATAGCCCGCGCACTCGGCGGACGCGCCGTCGTCAAGGCGCAGGTGAAGACCGGCGGGCGCGGCAAGGCGGGCGGAGTGCGGCTCGCCGCCGACCCGGCCGCGGCCGAGGAGGCGGCACGGCGGATCCTCGGCATGGACATCAAGGGGCACCCGGTCGACACGGTGATGCTTGCCGAACCGGTCGACATCGAGCGCGAGTTCTACGTCTCCTACGTCCTCGACCGCTCGGCCGGTCGCTTCCTCGCGATCGCGTCCGCGGCGGGCGGCACGGAGATCGAGCAGGTCGCGGCCGAGCGGCCCGAGGCCGTGGCGCGCATCCCGGTCGACCCGGCCGTGGGCGTGCACACGGCCATGGCGGTACGCATCGCGGACGCCGCCGGCCTGCCCCCGCAGACCGTCGACGTGCTCGTACGGCTGTGGAAGGTGCTGGTCCGCGAGGACGCGCTGCTCGTCGAGGTCAACCCGCTGGTCAGGACGGCCCAGGGCCGGATCGTGGCCCTCGACGGGAAGGTCACCCTCGACGACAACGCCCGCTTCCGCCGCTCCCGTTGGGGAGACGAGCGGGCGGCGTCCGCCGACCCGCTGGAGGCGCGGGCCGCGGCCAAGGGCCTGAACTACGTCAGGCTCGACGGAGAGGTGGGCGTCATCGGCAACGGCGCGGGTCTGGTCATGTCGACGCTCGACGTGGTCGCCGGCTGCGGTGCCCGGCCCGCCAACTTCCTCGACATCGGCGGCGGCGCCTCCGCCCGGGTCATGGCCGACGGGCTCTCGGTCGTCCTCTCCGACCCCGCCGTGAAGTCCGTCCTCGTCAACGTCTTCGGCGGCATCACAGCCTGCGACGCGGTCGCCGACGGCATCGTCGGCGCCCTGGACGAGGTCCGCCTGACCAAACCGCTCGTCGTACGCCTCGACGGCAACAACGCCGCCCGGGGCCGGGCCCTTCTCGACGCACGCGCGCATCCGCTCGTCGAACAGGTCACCACCATGGACGGCGCCGCCCGCCGTGCCGCCCGACTCGCCACCGCGGCGTAA
- a CDS encoding DUF2254 domain-containing protein gives MSDWMVTQTPLPRRRPRALSPLREHLRDTFWFAPTAAMVGVFVVWLVAQELDAALVRSLRDDGDFDTLADLLRFADDAKTVVSAVGSAMMTFIGVVFSISLVAVQMASGQFTPRVVRLFVRSRITKATFAVFLATFVLTLLVLTSYDSGADPLVVASAPLVQSVLTLVMVALSLLLFVMYVNTTLRLMRVSHVIARIAAESFRVAALMPLPAQDGQAPALGPVTAWVAHEGQAGVLRDVHIARLVRVARKHGVVLRTVPRTGDFLVPGTPVLAVHGGQAPPRRALRYALSVGVERTFHQDLAFGLRQLSDIALRALSSAVNDPTTAVQALDRVVQILATLSRRPLDAVVHRDRRGTVRLVQPVPGWTELVDLGFTEIRACAARTPQVTRRMLAGLDDLLLLAPPDRREPLLRHRALLRQAVERSAPSPADRAFGLQPDRQGIG, from the coding sequence ATGAGTGACTGGATGGTTACCCAGACCCCGCTTCCGCGTCGTCGGCCGCGGGCGTTGTCGCCGCTCAGGGAGCATCTGCGGGACACGTTCTGGTTCGCGCCCACCGCGGCCATGGTGGGCGTCTTCGTGGTGTGGCTGGTGGCCCAGGAACTCGACGCCGCGCTCGTCCGGTCGCTGCGGGACGACGGGGACTTCGACACGCTGGCCGACCTGCTGAGGTTCGCCGACGACGCGAAGACGGTGGTGTCCGCGGTCGGCTCGGCGATGATGACGTTCATCGGTGTGGTGTTCAGCATCTCGCTGGTCGCCGTGCAGATGGCGAGCGGGCAGTTCACCCCGCGGGTGGTGCGGCTCTTCGTCCGCAGCCGGATCACCAAGGCGACCTTCGCGGTCTTTCTCGCCACCTTCGTCCTGACACTGCTGGTCCTGACCTCCTACGACAGCGGCGCCGACCCCCTCGTGGTCGCGTCGGCCCCCCTGGTGCAGTCGGTGCTCACGCTCGTCATGGTCGCGCTGAGCCTGCTGCTGTTCGTGATGTACGTGAACACGACGCTGCGGCTGATGCGGGTCAGTCATGTGATCGCCCGGATCGCCGCGGAGTCCTTCCGGGTGGCCGCGCTCATGCCCCTGCCGGCCCAGGACGGGCAGGCGCCCGCCCTGGGGCCGGTGACCGCGTGGGTGGCCCACGAGGGGCAGGCCGGCGTGCTGCGGGACGTACACATCGCGCGGCTGGTACGGGTGGCGCGCAAGCACGGGGTCGTGCTGCGGACGGTCCCGCGGACCGGTGACTTCCTGGTGCCCGGCACCCCCGTCCTGGCCGTGCACGGCGGGCAGGCTCCGCCGCGCCGGGCGCTGCGGTACGCCCTGTCCGTCGGGGTGGAGCGCACCTTCCACCAGGACCTGGCGTTCGGGCTCCGCCAGCTCTCCGACATCGCGCTGCGGGCCCTGTCGAGCGCGGTCAACGATCCGACGACCGCCGTGCAGGCCCTGGACCGCGTCGTGCAGATCCTGGCCACCCTGTCCCGGCGGCCGCTGGACGCCGTCGTGCACCGGGACCGGCGCGGGACGGTCCGGCTGGTGCAGCCCGTGCCGGGCTGGACCGAGCTGGTGGATCTCGGGTTCACCGAGATCCGGGCCTGCGCCGCCCGAACGCCGCAGGTCACGCGGCGCATGCTGGCCGGTCTCGACGATCTGCTGCTGCTCGCCCCGCCGGACCGGCGCGAGCCGCTGCTGCGCCACCGCGCGCTGCTGCGGCAGGCCGTCGAGCGGTCCGCGCCGAGCCCGGCGGACCGGGCCTTCGGCCTTCAGCCGGACCGGCAGGGCATCGGCTGA
- the sucD gene encoding succinate--CoA ligase subunit alpha: MAIYLTKESKVLVQGMTGAEGMKHTRRMLAAGTDVVGGVNPRKPGRTVHFDERAVPVFGSVREGMERTGADVTVVFVPPAFAKGAVVEAADAGLGLAVVITEGIPVHDSVAFTAYARSRGTRVIGPNCPGLISPGQSNAGIIPPDITKPGRIGLVSKSGTLTYQLMHELRDIGFSTCVGIGGDPVVGTSHIDCLAAFQDDPDTELIVLIGEIGGDAEERAAAHIRDHVTKPVVGYIAGFTAPEGRTMGHAGAIVSGSSGTARAKKDALEAAGVPVASTPTDAARHVLAVLSGAARNGAPA; the protein is encoded by the coding sequence ATGGCGATCTACCTCACCAAGGAGAGCAAGGTCCTCGTCCAGGGCATGACCGGTGCCGAGGGCATGAAGCACACCCGCCGCATGCTGGCCGCCGGCACCGACGTGGTCGGCGGCGTCAACCCGCGCAAGCCGGGCCGCACCGTGCACTTCGACGAGCGTGCGGTGCCGGTCTTCGGCTCGGTGCGCGAGGGCATGGAGCGCACCGGCGCGGACGTCACCGTCGTGTTCGTACCGCCCGCCTTCGCCAAGGGCGCGGTCGTCGAGGCCGCCGACGCCGGTCTCGGGCTCGCCGTCGTCATCACCGAGGGCATCCCCGTTCACGACTCCGTCGCCTTCACCGCGTACGCCAGGAGCAGGGGTACCCGGGTCATCGGCCCCAACTGCCCCGGCCTGATCAGCCCCGGCCAGTCCAACGCGGGCATCATCCCGCCCGACATCACCAAGCCCGGCCGCATCGGACTGGTCTCCAAGTCCGGCACCCTCACCTACCAACTGATGCACGAGCTCCGCGACATCGGCTTCTCCACCTGCGTCGGCATCGGCGGCGACCCGGTCGTCGGCACCAGCCACATCGACTGCCTCGCCGCCTTCCAGGACGACCCCGACACCGAACTGATCGTCCTCATCGGCGAGATAGGCGGCGACGCGGAGGAACGCGCTGCGGCCCACATCCGCGACCACGTCACCAAGCCGGTCGTGGGCTACATCGCCGGCTTCACGGCACCCGAGGGCCGGACCATGGGCCACGCCGGCGCGATCGTGTCCGGGTCCTCGGGTACGGCGCGGGCGAAGAAGGACGCGCTGGAAGCGGCCGGAGTACCGGTCGCAAGCACGCCGACCGACGCCGCGCGGCACGTCCTCGCCGTACTCAGCGGCGCGGCACGGAACGGAGCCCCCGCATGA
- a CDS encoding aldehyde dehydrogenase family protein gives MTPTVSSSPALTLKSGTSWTDAWQRCLTVAPEAFRHERVLNLWDAGWRADGRVLPATSPVDGTPITGPPRLDGVTAHRAVRASLDQHRAWRHVPLPERRARVAATLDALAQHRELLALLLVWEIGKPWRLAQADVDRAVDGVRWYVDGIDEMTEGRAPLDGPVSNIASWNYPMSVLVHALLVQALAGNAVIAKTPTDGGVACLTLACALAAREGVPVTLVSGSGGELSQALVRAPEIGCVSFVGGRDTGAAVATAVADLGKRHILEQEGLNTWGIWNFTDWDALTAVIPKLFDYGKQRCTAYPRFVVQRTLFDAFLAAYLPAVRTLRVGHPLAVEAPDDPYPALDFGPVINAAKAKELRDQVAEAVDRGAVPLHRGSAADARFLSGQDTSAYVQPVTLLNPPRSSPLHHAEPFGPVDTIVLVDTEAELLAAMNASNGALVATLSTDDPATYDRLAPQIRAFKVGHGVPRSRGDRDELFGGHGASWRGAFVGGELLVRAVTRGPAGERLPGNFPDHHLMP, from the coding sequence ATGACACCCACGGTGTCCTCCTCGCCCGCCCTCACCCTCAAGTCCGGCACCTCCTGGACCGACGCCTGGCAGCGCTGCCTGACCGTCGCCCCCGAGGCGTTCCGGCACGAGCGTGTCCTCAACCTCTGGGACGCCGGCTGGCGGGCGGACGGCCGTGTCCTGCCCGCCACCAGCCCCGTCGACGGTACCCCGATCACCGGCCCGCCCAGGCTGGACGGCGTCACGGCCCACCGGGCCGTACGCGCCTCGCTCGACCAGCACCGCGCCTGGCGTCATGTCCCCCTGCCCGAACGCCGCGCCCGCGTCGCGGCCACCCTCGACGCCCTCGCCCAGCACCGGGAACTGCTCGCGCTGCTGCTCGTCTGGGAGATCGGCAAGCCCTGGCGGCTCGCGCAGGCCGACGTCGACCGGGCCGTCGACGGCGTGCGCTGGTACGTCGACGGCATCGACGAGATGACCGAAGGCCGCGCCCCGCTGGACGGGCCGGTGTCCAACATCGCGAGCTGGAACTACCCGATGAGCGTGCTCGTTCACGCATTGCTGGTACAGGCACTGGCGGGCAACGCGGTCATCGCCAAGACCCCGACCGACGGCGGCGTCGCCTGCCTGACCCTGGCCTGCGCGCTCGCCGCCCGCGAGGGGGTTCCCGTCACCCTCGTCAGCGGCAGCGGAGGCGAGCTGTCCCAGGCGCTGGTGCGGGCGCCCGAGATCGGCTGCGTCTCCTTCGTCGGCGGCCGCGACACCGGGGCCGCCGTCGCCACCGCCGTCGCCGATCTGGGCAAGCGGCACATCCTCGAACAGGAAGGACTCAACACCTGGGGCATCTGGAACTTCACGGACTGGGACGCGCTCACCGCGGTGATCCCGAAGCTCTTCGACTACGGCAAGCAGCGCTGCACGGCATACCCGCGCTTCGTCGTGCAGCGCACGCTGTTCGACGCGTTCCTCGCGGCGTACCTCCCGGCGGTCCGCACCCTGCGCGTCGGACACCCGCTCGCCGTCGAGGCACCGGACGACCCGTACCCGGCGCTCGACTTCGGACCGGTGATCAACGCGGCCAAGGCCAAGGAACTGCGGGACCAGGTCGCCGAGGCCGTCGACCGCGGCGCCGTACCCCTGCACCGCGGCAGCGCGGCCGACGCGCGGTTCCTGTCCGGCCAGGACACCTCGGCCTACGTCCAGCCGGTCACGCTGCTGAACCCGCCCCGGTCCTCGCCGCTGCACCACGCGGAACCCTTCGGCCCGGTCGACACCATCGTCCTGGTCGACACCGAGGCCGAGCTGCTGGCCGCCATGAACGCCTCCAACGGCGCGCTGGTGGCCACCCTGTCCACGGACGACCCGGCGACGTACGACAGGCTGGCGCCGCAGATCCGCGCGTTCAAGGTCGGCCACGGCGTGCCACGCTCCCGCGGTGACCGCGACGAGCTGTTCGGCGGACACGGCGCGTCCTGGCGCGGGGCCTTCGTCGGCGGTGAGCTGCTGGTGCGCGCCGTCACACGGGGGCCGGCGGGGGAGCGGCTGCCCGGGAACTTCCCGGACCACCACCTCATGCCGTGA
- a CDS encoding acetate--CoA ligase family protein: protein MTTEDRVARVRGLLDSVRAKGRTALTAPEGKVLADAYGIAVPREELARDVDEAVACAARFGGPVVMKIVSPDILHKTDAGGVVVGVAGAADVRAAFCRIVDNARAYDASARVEGVQIQELLPRGQEVIVGAVTDPTFGKVVAFGLGGVLVEVLKDVTFRLAPVDADEALSMLDSIRAAEVLRGVRGQAGVDRWAVAEQIRRVSELVADFPEIAEVDLNPVIATPDGAVAADIRVILATETPKQRRRYTREEILTSMRRLMQPSSVAVIGASGEPGKIGNSVMRNLVDGGFAGEIHPVNPKADDILGRKAYKRVTDVPGEVDVAVFAIPARFVAGALEEVGRKGIPNAVLIPSGFAETGEHALQDEIVAIAERHGVRLLGPNIYGYYSTWQDLCATFCTPYDVKGGVALTSQSGGIGMAILGFARTTKTGVSAIVGLGNKSDLDEDDLLTWFGEDPHTECIAMHLEDLKDGRAFVEAARATVPRKPVVVLKAGRTAAGAKAAGSHTGALAGDDAVYDDILRQAGVVRAPGLGEMLEYARALPVLPAPIGDNVVIITGAGGSGVLLSDAVTDNGLSLMEIPPDLDTAFRAFIPPFGAAGNPVDITGGEPPSTYEATIRLGLEDPRIHALVLGYWHTIVTPPMVFAELTARVVAEFRERGVEKPVVASLAGDVEVEEASQYLFEHGVVAYPYTTEKPVAVLGAKYRWARAAGLLGGGS, encoded by the coding sequence GTGACGACCGAGGACCGGGTGGCGCGGGTGCGCGGGCTCCTGGACTCCGTGCGGGCGAAGGGGCGCACCGCGCTGACCGCTCCCGAGGGCAAGGTGCTCGCCGACGCCTACGGGATCGCCGTGCCGCGCGAGGAGCTGGCGCGGGACGTCGACGAGGCGGTGGCGTGTGCGGCGCGCTTCGGCGGACCGGTCGTGATGAAGATCGTCTCCCCGGACATCCTGCACAAGACCGACGCCGGCGGAGTGGTCGTCGGGGTGGCGGGGGCGGCGGACGTACGGGCCGCGTTCTGCCGGATCGTCGACAACGCGCGTGCGTACGACGCGTCGGCGCGCGTCGAGGGTGTGCAGATACAGGAGCTGCTGCCGCGGGGGCAGGAGGTCATCGTCGGCGCGGTGACCGACCCGACGTTCGGGAAGGTGGTGGCGTTCGGGCTCGGCGGGGTGCTGGTCGAGGTTCTCAAGGACGTCACGTTCCGGCTCGCGCCCGTGGACGCCGACGAGGCACTGTCCATGCTGGACTCGATCCGGGCGGCCGAGGTGCTGCGCGGGGTGCGCGGGCAGGCCGGGGTGGACCGGTGGGCGGTGGCGGAGCAGATCCGCCGGGTCTCCGAACTCGTCGCGGACTTCCCGGAGATCGCCGAGGTGGACCTGAACCCGGTGATCGCCACGCCCGACGGGGCGGTCGCCGCCGACATCAGGGTGATCCTCGCGACCGAGACGCCCAAGCAGCGGCGCCGGTACACGCGCGAGGAGATCCTCACCTCGATGCGCCGGCTGATGCAGCCCTCGTCGGTCGCGGTGATCGGCGCCTCCGGTGAGCCGGGGAAGATCGGCAACTCGGTGATGCGCAACCTCGTCGACGGCGGCTTCGCGGGCGAGATCCATCCGGTGAACCCCAAGGCCGATGACATCTTGGGCCGCAAGGCGTACAAGAGGGTCACCGACGTTCCCGGTGAGGTGGATGTGGCGGTCTTCGCGATCCCCGCGCGGTTCGTGGCCGGGGCCCTGGAGGAGGTGGGGCGCAAGGGGATCCCCAACGCGGTACTGATCCCGTCCGGCTTCGCGGAGACCGGTGAGCACGCCCTCCAGGACGAGATCGTGGCGATCGCCGAACGGCACGGCGTCCGGCTGCTGGGCCCGAACATCTACGGCTACTACTCCACGTGGCAGGACCTGTGCGCCACGTTCTGCACGCCGTACGACGTCAAGGGCGGTGTCGCGCTGACGTCGCAGTCGGGCGGTATCGGGATGGCCATCCTGGGCTTCGCGCGGACCACTAAGACCGGTGTGTCGGCGATCGTCGGCCTCGGCAACAAGTCGGACCTGGACGAGGACGACCTGCTGACCTGGTTCGGCGAGGACCCGCACACCGAGTGCATCGCGATGCACCTGGAGGACCTCAAGGACGGGCGCGCGTTCGTCGAGGCCGCGCGGGCGACGGTGCCGAGGAAGCCGGTCGTGGTGCTGAAGGCGGGGCGGACCGCGGCGGGGGCGAAGGCCGCCGGCTCGCACACCGGGGCGCTCGCCGGGGACGACGCCGTGTACGACGACATCCTGCGGCAGGCCGGGGTCGTCCGGGCGCCCGGCCTGGGCGAGATGCTGGAGTACGCGCGCGCGTTGCCGGTGCTGCCCGCCCCCATTGGCGACAACGTGGTGATCATCACCGGGGCGGGCGGCAGCGGGGTGCTGCTCTCGGACGCGGTGACGGACAACGGGCTGTCGCTGATGGAGATTCCGCCGGACCTGGACACGGCGTTCCGGGCCTTCATCCCGCCGTTCGGGGCGGCGGGCAACCCGGTGGACATCACCGGGGGCGAGCCGCCGTCGACGTACGAGGCGACGATCCGGCTCGGTCTCGAGGATCCGCGCATCCACGCGTTGGTCCTCGGCTACTGGCACACCATCGTCACTCCCCCCATGGTGTTCGCCGAACTCACCGCGCGCGTGGTGGCCGAGTTCCGCGAGCGCGGCGTCGAGAAGCCCGTGGTGGCATCCCTCGCGGGCGACGTGGAGGTGGAGGAGGCCAGCCAGTACCTCTTCGAGCACGGGGTCGTGGCGTACCCGTACACCACCGAGAAGCCGGTGGCCGTACTCGGCGCGAAGTACCGCTGGGCGCGGGCGGCGGGGCTGTTGGGGGGCGGTTCATGA